A region from the Pelagovum pacificum genome encodes:
- the queG gene encoding tRNA epoxyqueuosine(34) reductase QueG, whose product MRDEGLKEALRRYALEAGFTEMGVCRPDAAPGTAGRLAEFVAEGRHGQMRWMEERMHWRGDPTALWPEARSVVMLAESYTPEHDPLEVLEYRDRGAISVYAQGRDYHDVVKKRLKKVGRWLLEEAVKRDQSPSRHRVPLSAGSSQTPVAHAAGAMQPPEIKVFVDTAPVMEKPLAAAAGLGWQGKHTNLLGRGIGNWVFLGAIFTTIDLAPDAPGEERCGSCTRCLDICPTNAFPAPFQLDARRCISYLTIEHHGPVDEALRPGLGNRIYGCDDCLAVCPWNKFAQTATETRYAGGSEPPRLAELAALDDASFRQRFSGSPIKRIGRNRFVRNVAYAIGNSDDPALRPVAQTLTDDADETVRDAARWAALQLDKRG is encoded by the coding sequence ATGAGGGACGAGGGGCTCAAGGAGGCCCTGCGCCGCTACGCGCTGGAGGCCGGCTTCACCGAGATGGGTGTCTGTCGCCCCGATGCCGCGCCCGGCACCGCCGGGCGGCTGGCGGAGTTCGTCGCCGAGGGGCGGCATGGACAGATGCGCTGGATGGAAGAGCGGATGCACTGGCGTGGCGATCCGACGGCGCTCTGGCCCGAGGCGCGGTCGGTCGTGATGCTCGCCGAATCCTATACACCGGAGCATGACCCGCTTGAGGTGCTGGAGTACCGCGACCGTGGTGCGATCAGCGTCTATGCGCAGGGGCGGGACTATCACGATGTCGTCAAGAAGCGACTGAAGAAGGTCGGGCGCTGGCTGCTCGAGGAGGCAGTGAAGCGTGACCAGAGCCCGTCGCGGCACCGGGTGCCGCTTTCGGCGGGTTCTTCGCAAACGCCTGTCGCTCACGCGGCGGGTGCTATGCAACCGCCGGAGATCAAGGTCTTCGTGGATACGGCACCGGTGATGGAAAAGCCGCTCGCGGCAGCTGCCGGGCTTGGCTGGCAGGGCAAGCACACGAACCTGCTGGGGCGGGGGATCGGCAACTGGGTCTTCCTCGGCGCGATCTTCACAACCATCGATCTGGCGCCCGACGCACCGGGTGAGGAGCGCTGCGGCAGCTGCACCCGATGCCTCGACATCTGTCCGACCAACGCCTTCCCCGCGCCGTTCCAGCTCGATGCGCGGCGCTGTATTTCCTACCTCACGATCGAACATCACGGGCCGGTGGACGAGGCCCTGCGCCCGGGGCTCGGCAACCGGATCTATGGCTGCGACGATTGCCTCGCCGTCTGCCCGTGGAACAAGTTTGCCCAGACCGCGACCGAGACCCGCTATGCCGGCGGAAGCGAGCCGCCGCGTCTTGCTGAACTCGCCGCGCTGGACGACGCGAGCTTCCGGCAGCGATTTTCCGGCAGTCCGATCAAGCGCATCGGTCGCAACCGTTTCGTCAGGAATGTCGCGTATGCCATCGGCAATTCCGACGATCCGGCGCTTCGCCCGGTGGCGCAGACCCTGACCGATGACGCGGATGAGACTGTTCGTGATGCGGCGCGCTGGGCGGCGCTCCAGCTCGACAAGCGGGGTTGA
- a CDS encoding PQQ-dependent sugar dehydrogenase: MRLTLAIAFWLPVAACAQPVQQGEPNADFEPAFPEQTRAEALPETAVSVEDFVTGLDAPWGIAFLPDGTTLVTERPGRLRHVAEDGTLSDPIAGVPEVDARRQGGLLDVAVRDDFADTRRVWLTYAKAVDGGTVTAAATGLLSEDATELTEVTDIFVQDPPSQNPMHYGSRIVFEPGTDNAFITTGEHSAESDRVLAQDLDTTYGKVIRVDAVTGEAPDDNPFADGSGVDTIWSYGHRNMQGAAIDPDGTLWTIEHGPAGGDELNMPEPGLNYGWPEISYGINYRGTPVGTGDAVMEGMEQPVYYWDPVIAPGGMMFYEGDMFSDWQGDLLIGGLVAGAVVRLSLEDGLVTGEERIAEGIGRVRDVEVAPDGSVLVLIDAPAPNGGIKRIVPAE, translated from the coding sequence ATGCGTCTGACACTTGCCATTGCCTTCTGGCTGCCCGTCGCAGCTTGCGCCCAGCCCGTCCAGCAGGGAGAGCCGAACGCCGATTTCGAGCCTGCCTTCCCAGAACAGACCCGCGCCGAGGCGTTGCCCGAGACCGCCGTATCGGTCGAGGACTTTGTCACTGGCCTCGATGCCCCTTGGGGCATCGCGTTCCTGCCGGACGGCACCACGCTCGTGACCGAACGGCCCGGCCGCCTGCGCCACGTCGCGGAGGACGGCACCCTGTCCGATCCCATCGCCGGCGTTCCCGAAGTGGACGCCCGGCGGCAGGGCGGCCTGCTCGACGTCGCCGTGCGCGATGATTTCGCGGACACCCGTCGCGTCTGGCTGACCTATGCCAAGGCTGTCGACGGCGGCACCGTCACCGCCGCCGCGACCGGCCTGCTGTCGGAGGACGCGACGGAGCTGACCGAGGTCACGGACATCTTCGTGCAGGACCCGCCCTCGCAGAACCCGATGCACTACGGCAGCCGGATCGTCTTCGAGCCGGGCACCGACAACGCCTTCATCACCACGGGCGAGCATTCCGCCGAATCCGACCGCGTGCTGGCGCAGGATCTCGACACCACCTACGGCAAGGTGATCCGCGTCGATGCGGTCACCGGCGAAGCGCCGGACGACAACCCTTTCGCCGACGGGAGCGGGGTGGACACGATCTGGAGCTACGGCCACCGCAACATGCAGGGCGCGGCGATCGACCCGGACGGGACGCTCTGGACGATCGAACATGGCCCCGCCGGCGGGGACGAGCTGAACATGCCCGAACCCGGCCTGAACTACGGCTGGCCCGAGATCAGCTACGGCATCAACTATCGCGGCACGCCGGTCGGCACCGGGGACGCCGTGATGGAGGGGATGGAACAGCCGGTCTATTACTGGGATCCGGTCATCGCACCCGGCGGAATGATGTTCTATGAAGGCGACATGTTCTCCGACTGGCAGGGCGACCTGCTGATCGGCGGACTGGTCGCCGGCGCCGTCGTGCGTCTGTCACTGGAGGATGGTCTCGTGACCGGGGAAGAGCGCATTGCAGAAGGTATCGGCCGCGTCCGCGACGTCGAAGTCGCGCCCGATGGCTCGGTTCTCGTGCTGATCGACGCGCCGGCCCCGAACGGCGGCATCAAGAGGATCGTGCCGGCGGAATGA
- a CDS encoding App1 family protein has product MKMVGYLARFVHRIEGLFDRRQRRRQTGAQPVIEPYIGYATPEEIVLRGRVLTALRRSEPRPDQHWFTNFRQMLRLFLTDEVSGVSIRARGCRVASDEEGYFTLSVPRDGVSGWVEVKVEHLDEVPAPGGLPYAWEDGEMPVAEAVMPAFAPGTDAEIGVISDVDDTMLQTGAWSRIRLVWTSLMGNIHTRHIFPDAVELISRLSAGGRNPVFYVSSSPWNLHDFLERVFARHNLVRGPMFLRDFGLNDKRPLASSHSDHKSHAIDTILAANPGLPFVLIGDTGQFDSEIYAAAARRHKGRIQRVILRAPRRKRDAATEVNVRTLRQKGIPVHVGPDFSEAIEVLGGGR; this is encoded by the coding sequence ATGAAGATGGTGGGCTATCTCGCCCGGTTCGTGCATCGCATCGAGGGGCTCTTCGACCGTCGCCAGCGACGGCGGCAAACCGGCGCGCAGCCAGTGATAGAGCCTTATATCGGCTACGCGACCCCGGAGGAGATCGTCCTTCGGGGGCGTGTGCTCACGGCGCTGCGCCGGTCCGAGCCGCGCCCCGACCAGCATTGGTTCACCAACTTTCGTCAGATGCTGCGGCTGTTCCTGACGGACGAGGTCTCCGGCGTCTCGATCCGGGCGCGGGGCTGCCGCGTGGCAAGTGACGAGGAAGGCTACTTCACCCTGTCTGTCCCGCGCGATGGCGTTTCGGGCTGGGTCGAGGTCAAGGTCGAACATCTCGACGAAGTGCCGGCGCCGGGCGGGCTGCCCTACGCTTGGGAAGACGGGGAAATGCCCGTGGCCGAGGCGGTGATGCCCGCCTTCGCTCCCGGTACGGACGCGGAGATTGGCGTGATTTCCGACGTCGACGACACCATGCTTCAGACCGGCGCTTGGTCGCGTATCCGGCTGGTGTGGACCTCGCTCATGGGCAACATCCACACCCGGCACATTTTCCCCGACGCGGTGGAGCTTATCAGCCGGCTCAGCGCCGGCGGGCGGAATCCGGTCTTCTACGTCAGCTCGTCGCCGTGGAACCTGCACGATTTCCTCGAGCGGGTCTTTGCACGGCACAACTTGGTTCGTGGGCCCATGTTCCTGCGGGACTTCGGGCTCAACGACAAGCGGCCCCTGGCGTCGAGCCACAGCGACCACAAGTCCCACGCCATCGACACGATCCTTGCCGCCAATCCGGGTCTGCCTTTCGTGCTGATCGGTGACACCGGCCAGTTCGATTCCGAGATCTACGCCGCCGCCGCCCGCCGTCACAAGGGACGGATCCAGCGGGTGATCCTGCGTGCGCCGCGCCGGAAGCGCGACGCCGCGACCGAGGTCAACGTTCGCACACTCCGCCAGAAGGGCATCCCGGTTCACGTCGGCCCCGATTTCAGCGAAGCGATCGAGGTCCTCGGCGGCGGTCGATAG
- a CDS encoding DMT family transporter — translation MSTQQRPMLGAVLMSLAVTAFTVMSAFVKAADTIPAGEIMFFRSFLALPVVIAWLAMTGGLQGGIKTKNYKGHALRGIVGSMAMGIGFASLHYLPLPEVTAIRFATPVVMVVLAALMLGERLRAIRITAVLTGLAGVLIITMPRLSAGTGTSEAVGAALALSSACLAALAQIFVKSMSGKETTAAIVFYFSLTASLMALLTIPFGWVMPQGTDWIWLVGAGLIGGVGQILLTSAYRFADAGVVAPFNYVSMLWAIIIGYVWFAEIPTVAMLVGSALIIFAGVVIVYRERQLGLARTVERRQEMRGMQ, via the coding sequence ATGTCAACTCAGCAAAGACCGATGCTCGGCGCGGTCCTCATGTCCCTCGCCGTGACCGCCTTCACGGTCATGTCCGCCTTCGTCAAAGCCGCCGACACCATTCCTGCCGGCGAGATCATGTTCTTCCGCTCCTTCCTCGCTCTTCCGGTGGTGATCGCGTGGCTCGCCATGACCGGCGGGCTGCAGGGCGGCATCAAGACGAAGAACTACAAGGGCCATGCGCTGCGCGGGATCGTCGGGTCGATGGCCATGGGGATCGGTTTTGCCTCGCTCCATTATCTCCCCCTGCCCGAGGTGACGGCCATACGCTTCGCAACGCCGGTCGTGATGGTCGTGCTGGCCGCGCTGATGCTGGGGGAGCGGCTCCGCGCAATCCGGATCACGGCGGTCCTCACCGGCCTGGCCGGGGTTCTCATCATCACCATGCCGCGCCTGAGCGCCGGAACCGGCACGTCCGAAGCGGTCGGCGCCGCGCTGGCGCTGAGCTCCGCCTGCCTCGCCGCGCTCGCCCAGATCTTCGTGAAGTCGATGTCAGGGAAGGAGACGACGGCGGCGATCGTCTTCTACTTCTCGCTGACCGCATCGCTGATGGCCCTGCTGACGATCCCGTTCGGCTGGGTCATGCCGCAGGGGACGGACTGGATCTGGCTCGTCGGCGCAGGCCTGATCGGCGGGGTGGGGCAGATCCTGCTGACCTCGGCCTACCGCTTCGCCGACGCCGGAGTTGTCGCGCCGTTCAACTACGTCTCGATGCTGTGGGCGATCATCATCGGCTACGTCTGGTTCGCCGAGATCCCGACCGTCGCGATGCTGGTCGGCTCCGCGCTCATCATCTTCGCCGGTGTCGTGATCGTCTACCGCGAGCGCCAGCTCGGCCTCGCCCGGACGGTCGAACGGCGGCAGGAGATGCGCGGCATGCAGTAG
- the pncA gene encoding bifunctional nicotinamidase/pyrazinamidase, protein MTDTALIVIDVQNDFCPGGALAVTGGDEIVPGINALMDEFAAVVLTQDWHPAGHSSFASSHPGKAPMEMTDMPYGPQVLWPDHCIQGSNGAAFHADLRTDPADLIIRKGYNPEIDSYSAFFENDHETPTGLEGYLRTRGISKLVMVGLATDFCVNFSAVDAAKLGFSVEVRTDLCRGIDLDGSLAASLNGMAAAGVSVA, encoded by the coding sequence ATGACCGACACCGCCCTCATCGTCATCGACGTCCAGAACGATTTCTGCCCCGGCGGCGCGCTCGCCGTCACCGGTGGGGACGAGATCGTTCCCGGCATCAACGCGTTGATGGACGAATTCGCCGCCGTCGTGCTGACGCAGGACTGGCACCCGGCCGGTCATTCGTCCTTTGCCTCGTCCCATCCGGGCAAGGCGCCGATGGAAATGACCGATATGCCCTACGGGCCGCAGGTGCTCTGGCCGGATCACTGCATCCAGGGCTCGAACGGTGCGGCGTTTCACGCCGACCTGCGCACCGACCCCGCCGACCTGATCATCCGAAAGGGCTACAACCCGGAGATCGACAGCTACTCCGCCTTTTTCGAGAACGATCACGAGACGCCGACCGGCCTCGAAGGATACCTGCGCACACGCGGTATCTCGAAGTTGGTGATGGTCGGTCTCGCGACCGACTTCTGCGTGAACTTCTCTGCCGTCGACGCCGCGAAGCTCGGCTTCTCGGTCGAGGTGCGCACGGATCTCTGCCGCGGGATCGACCTTGACGGGTCGCTTGCCGCGTCCCTCAATGGAATGGCGGCCGCCGGGGTTTCGGTGGCATGA
- the efp gene encoding elongation factor P: MAKVIASQLRKGNVVDIDEKLYVILRAENFHPGKGTPVTQIEMRRISDGVKVSDRWKTTDSVERAHVEQKEFQFLYEDGEGYHFMDPETFEQVAAQEDVVGDSKVWLQEGMICFLSIHNEIAIALDLPQKVTVEIVETEPVVKGQTASSSYKPAQADNGVRVMVPPHIGVGTRVVVNTEDASYVERAKD, from the coding sequence ATGGCGAAAGTCATCGCATCACAGCTGCGCAAGGGCAACGTCGTCGACATTGACGAGAAGCTCTACGTGATCCTCCGGGCGGAGAACTTCCACCCCGGCAAAGGCACCCCCGTCACTCAGATCGAGATGCGCCGCATCTCCGACGGCGTGAAGGTGTCTGACCGCTGGAAGACGACCGACAGCGTCGAGCGCGCCCACGTCGAACAGAAAGAATTCCAGTTCCTCTACGAGGACGGCGAAGGCTACCACTTCATGGACCCCGAGACCTTCGAACAGGTCGCGGCGCAGGAAGACGTGGTGGGCGACAGCAAGGTCTGGCTGCAGGAAGGCATGATCTGCTTCCTGTCGATCCACAACGAAATCGCCATCGCGCTGGACCTGCCGCAGAAGGTGACGGTCGAGATCGTGGAGACGGAACCGGTGGTGAAGGGGCAGACGGCGTCGTCGTCCTACAAGCCCGCGCAGGCGGACAACGGCGTGCGCGTCATGGTCCCGCCGCACATCGGCGTCGGCACCCGCGTCGTGGTCAACACCGAGGATGCCTCCTACGTCGAGCGTGCGAAGGACTGA
- the epmA gene encoding EF-P lysine aminoacylase EpmA: protein MSWWDREHHADRRPVLLARNRIQRAIRDWFEGRGFVEVDPLCMVTSPGNETHLHAFETEEIAPNLSTRRRYLHTSPEFAMKKLLAAGEERIFTFSHVWRNREGGPRHGSEFVMLEWYRANAPYTVLMEDCAELLRVAAEAAGSSLLRHGEATCDPLIAPRRVSVADAFGEAGIDLLSTLPDGVPDTGRLAAALDRVGVKHMDGETWSDLFSRVLVGEVEPGLGHAATFLDRYPAPEAALARRCPDDPRVAERFELFACGVELANGFGELTDPEEQRARFTADMDERERIYGSRYPLDEEFLAALAHMPPSSGIALGFDRLVMLATGAPRISDVIWA, encoded by the coding sequence ATGTCGTGGTGGGACAGGGAGCATCACGCGGACCGTCGCCCTGTGTTGCTGGCCCGAAACCGGATTCAGCGGGCGATCCGTGACTGGTTCGAGGGCCGGGGCTTCGTCGAGGTCGATCCACTCTGCATGGTGACCTCTCCGGGGAACGAGACGCACCTCCACGCCTTCGAGACAGAAGAGATCGCGCCCAATCTCTCGACGCGTCGCCGCTACCTTCACACGTCGCCCGAGTTCGCGATGAAGAAGCTGCTGGCGGCGGGGGAGGAGCGGATATTCACCTTCTCTCACGTATGGCGCAACCGGGAGGGCGGTCCGCGCCACGGGTCTGAGTTCGTGATGCTGGAGTGGTATCGCGCGAACGCGCCCTACACCGTGCTGATGGAGGATTGCGCCGAGTTGCTGCGCGTCGCGGCCGAGGCGGCAGGGTCTTCCCTGCTGCGGCATGGTGAGGCCACCTGCGATCCATTGATCGCGCCGCGCCGGGTTTCGGTCGCCGACGCATTCGGCGAGGCCGGGATCGACCTGCTGTCGACACTGCCGGACGGCGTTCCGGATACCGGTCGCCTTGCGGCGGCGCTCGACCGGGTTGGCGTCAAACATATGGACGGGGAGACATGGTCCGATCTCTTCTCCCGCGTACTGGTCGGAGAGGTCGAGCCCGGGCTGGGCCACGCGGCGACCTTCCTCGACCGCTATCCGGCGCCCGAAGCCGCGCTCGCCCGGCGCTGCCCGGACGACCCGCGCGTCGCCGAACGGTTCGAGCTGTTCGCCTGCGGTGTCGAGCTCGCCAACGGCTTCGGAGAGCTGACCGACCCGGAGGAGCAGCGCGCCCGGTTCACCGCCGACATGGACGAGCGGGAGCGCATCTACGGCAGCCGCTATCCGCTGGACGAGGAGTTTCTCGCCGCGCTGGCCCACATGCCGCCGTCGTCCGGGATCGCCCTTGGGTTCGACCGGCTGGTGATGCTCGCGACCGGCGCCCCCCGGATCAGCGACGTCATCTGGGCGTAG
- a CDS encoding NCS1 family nucleobase:cation symporter-1, translated as MPADDFAIITAAETDGSLYNEDLAPLPPEKRKWGAFEIFNVWSNDIQSLFGYTLAASLFISSGINGWWVFAAIVLAGLIVMGLVNLTGRPSVKYGIPYPVMARAAMGVRGANLPAMIRGIVAIFWYGVQTYFASTAVAMLIYALFGGAEGATFLGLTTVDWIAYVFVSIFQVALFMRGIDWITKFLNWAGPLVYAVMILLALYIWFRAGNGLFSELGVIFSGAAAEDGTSGGVGAFIGVVGTMIAYFAAVIINYGDFARFVQTDGKMRMGNFLGLPVSLAVFSFLAMFITAGTAAIFGTILTNPAEIVGQVDSVLLTLIAALTFFAATVGINLVANFIPPAYDLANLAPARISARTGGMITAGLAFFIGAFWVAAISTIGIAVFVDTLGAILAPLYGVLVADYYIVKKRQLDVPALFSPSPTGLYWYEGGWNRKALYAVGIAGVFSVATVWVPVLGALSGYAWLIGAALAAALHVWLMGRATYTAPAPAPAE; from the coding sequence ATGCCAGCCGACGATTTCGCCATTATCACTGCCGCCGAGACCGACGGCTCTCTCTACAACGAGGATCTCGCACCCCTGCCGCCGGAGAAGCGGAAGTGGGGCGCCTTCGAGATCTTCAACGTCTGGTCGAACGACATCCAGTCGCTGTTCGGCTACACGCTTGCCGCCTCTCTCTTCATCAGCTCGGGCATCAACGGCTGGTGGGTGTTCGCGGCCATCGTTCTAGCAGGGCTCATCGTCATGGGGCTGGTGAACCTCACCGGCCGGCCGAGCGTGAAATACGGCATCCCCTATCCGGTGATGGCCCGTGCGGCGATGGGCGTGCGGGGCGCCAACCTCCCGGCCATGATCCGCGGCATCGTCGCAATCTTCTGGTACGGGGTGCAGACCTACTTCGCCTCGACCGCCGTCGCGATGCTGATCTACGCGCTGTTCGGCGGCGCGGAGGGCGCGACCTTCCTCGGCCTGACCACCGTCGACTGGATCGCGTATGTCTTCGTCTCGATCTTCCAGGTGGCGCTCTTCATGCGCGGCATCGACTGGATCACGAAGTTCCTCAACTGGGCCGGCCCGCTCGTTTACGCGGTGATGATCCTGCTTGCGCTCTACATCTGGTTCCGTGCCGGGAACGGCCTGTTCTCGGAGCTCGGGGTCATCTTCTCCGGCGCGGCCGCGGAGGATGGCACGTCCGGCGGCGTCGGTGCCTTCATCGGTGTGGTCGGTACGATGATCGCCTACTTCGCGGCGGTCATCATCAACTACGGCGACTTCGCCCGCTTCGTGCAGACCGACGGCAAGATGCGTATGGGCAACTTCCTCGGACTGCCGGTCAGCCTCGCCGTCTTCTCGTTCCTCGCGATGTTCATCACGGCGGGCACGGCAGCGATCTTCGGCACGATCCTCACCAACCCGGCGGAGATCGTCGGCCAAGTGGACAGCGTGCTACTGACGCTGATCGCGGCACTCACGTTCTTCGCAGCGACAGTGGGGATCAACCTCGTCGCGAACTTCATCCCGCCGGCCTACGACCTCGCCAATCTGGCGCCCGCGCGCATCTCGGCGAGGACGGGTGGCATGATCACGGCGGGCCTCGCCTTCTTCATCGGGGCGTTCTGGGTGGCGGCGATCTCAACCATCGGCATCGCGGTGTTCGTCGACACGCTTGGCGCGATCCTCGCCCCGCTCTACGGCGTGCTGGTTGCGGACTATTACATCGTGAAGAAGCGGCAGCTCGACGTGCCCGCGCTGTTCTCGCCCTCTCCGACCGGCCTCTACTGGTACGAGGGCGGCTGGAACCGCAAGGCGCTCTATGCCGTCGGGATCGCGGGGGTCTTCTCCGTCGCGACGGTCTGGGTGCCGGTGCTCGGCGCGCTTTCGGGCTACGCCTGGTTGATCGGCGCGGCGCTGGCCGCGGCGTTGCATGTCTGGCTGATGGGCCGGGCGACGTACACGGCGCCGGCGCCTGCTCCCGCCGAATAA
- a CDS encoding ABC transporter substrate-binding protein, translated as MKHIALAAFALLSAVPAAAQDTRTVTDHSGHEVTLPADPQRIVSLHDWTATVMAWELGANLIGSTGRVTSDGGYFVRSGRELYGLTFDDIALASVHGQIDVEQIAALQPDLIIGNLGDTLSLRDQLSAIAPTIIYDPANGQDALTNYAEFAGWVNRAETFDALQAAYDARIEELRPAIMPQGEAPTYVIILPDADDVQIRLFRTYGAQSQVLEDLGFEPLPVVDQVPEAAQETTISAELIRELDADWVFTSHIADRGEDDTTALTALEQIAPGSTDMLGAVTAGRFHSSDRFYVYPMTFAAMDYVLEEIEALVSAD; from the coding sequence ATGAAACACATCGCCCTCGCCGCGTTCGCCCTCTTGTCCGCCGTCCCCGCTGCCGCGCAGGACACGCGCACGGTCACCGACCATTCCGGTCACGAGGTGACGCTCCCCGCCGATCCACAGCGGATCGTGTCCCTGCACGACTGGACCGCGACCGTGATGGCGTGGGAGCTGGGCGCGAACCTGATCGGCAGCACCGGCCGCGTCACGTCCGACGGCGGCTACTTCGTCCGCTCGGGCCGCGAGCTATACGGGCTGACGTTCGACGACATCGCGCTTGCCTCCGTGCACGGGCAGATCGATGTCGAGCAGATCGCCGCCCTGCAGCCCGACCTCATCATCGGCAACCTCGGCGATACGCTGTCCCTGCGCGACCAGCTGTCGGCTATCGCGCCGACAATCATCTACGATCCCGCGAACGGGCAGGACGCGCTGACCAACTATGCCGAATTCGCCGGTTGGGTGAACCGGGCGGAAACGTTCGATGCGCTACAGGCGGCCTACGACGCGCGGATCGAGGAGCTACGACCCGCGATCATGCCGCAGGGCGAAGCGCCGACCTACGTCATCATCCTGCCGGATGCGGACGACGTGCAGATCCGGCTGTTCCGGACCTACGGCGCGCAGTCGCAGGTGCTGGAGGATCTCGGGTTCGAGCCGCTGCCGGTCGTCGACCAAGTGCCCGAGGCGGCGCAGGAGACGACGATCTCGGCCGAACTGATCAGGGAGCTCGACGCCGACTGGGTCTTCACCTCCCACATCGCCGACCGGGGCGAGGACGACACGACCGCGCTGACCGCGCTCGAGCAGATCGCCCCGGGATCGACGGATATGCTTGGTGCGGTGACGGCCGGACGCTTCCACTCCTCGGACCGGTTCTACGTCTATCCGATGACCTTCGCGGCGATGGACTACGTCCTGGAAGAGATCGAGGCTCTGGTCTCTGCCGACTAG
- the pncB gene encoding nicotinate phosphoribosyltransferase, with protein sequence MVDIATRVWNHKWKIDPIVRSLIDTDFYKLLMCQSVFRNHPDTNVTFSLINRTTSVRLADLIDEGELREQLDHIRSLSLTRGESTWMRGNTFYGKRQMFTPEFMDWFENLRLPPYDLQKRDGQYELTFEGKWPEVMLWEIPALAVLMELRGRAVLRDMGRFELQVLYARAMTKLWEKIEMLRKIDGLKVADFGTRRRHSFLWQDWAVRAMVEGLGDAFTGTSNCAIARNRDLEAIGTNAHELPMVYAAMADGDEALARAPYDVLSDWHEEHEGNLRIILPDTYGTQGFLDRAPDWLTEWTGIRIDSGDPAEGAETAIRWWKERGEDPRNKLVIFSDGLDADKIVELHARFSGRVKVSFGWGTMLTNDFRGLAPDDALAPFSLVCKAVAAEGRPTVKLSDNPNKAMGPESEIERYKRVFGVGDQVAREVVV encoded by the coding sequence ATGGTCGACATCGCGACACGTGTCTGGAACCACAAGTGGAAGATCGACCCGATCGTCCGCTCCCTGATCGACACGGATTTCTACAAGCTGCTCATGTGCCAGTCGGTGTTCCGCAATCACCCGGACACGAACGTCACGTTCTCGCTCATCAACCGCACGACCTCCGTGCGGCTCGCCGACCTGATCGACGAAGGAGAGCTGCGCGAACAGCTCGATCACATCCGCTCGCTCTCGCTCACGCGGGGGGAGAGCACATGGATGCGGGGCAACACCTTCTACGGCAAGCGGCAGATGTTCACGCCCGAGTTCATGGACTGGTTCGAGAACCTGCGCCTGCCGCCCTACGACCTGCAGAAGCGCGACGGCCAGTACGAGCTGACGTTCGAAGGCAAGTGGCCAGAGGTCATGTTGTGGGAGATTCCCGCGCTCGCCGTGCTGATGGAGCTGCGGGGCCGCGCCGTGCTGCGCGACATGGGTCGGTTCGAGCTTCAGGTGCTCTATGCCCGCGCCATGACGAAGCTGTGGGAAAAGATCGAGATGCTGCGCAAGATCGACGGCCTGAAGGTCGCGGACTTCGGCACGCGGAGGCGGCACTCGTTCCTCTGGCAGGACTGGGCTGTGCGCGCGATGGTCGAGGGGCTCGGCGATGCCTTCACCGGCACTTCGAACTGCGCCATCGCCCGCAACCGCGATCTCGAGGCGATCGGCACCAATGCCCACGAGCTTCCGATGGTCTATGCCGCGATGGCCGACGGGGACGAGGCGCTCGCCCGCGCGCCCTACGACGTGCTGTCCGACTGGCACGAGGAGCATGAAGGCAACCTGCGGATCATCCTGCCCGACACCTACGGAACGCAGGGCTTCCTCGACCGCGCGCCGGACTGGCTGACGGAATGGACCGGCATACGCATCGATTCCGGGGACCCCGCGGAAGGGGCGGAGACGGCGATCCGCTGGTGGAAGGAGCGTGGCGAGGACCCGCGCAACAAGCTGGTGATCTTCTCCGACGGGCTCGACGCCGACAAGATTGTGGAACTGCACGCCCGGTTCTCGGGCCGGGTGAAGGTATCTTTCGGCTGGGGCACGATGCTGACCAACGACTTCCGCGGCCTTGCGCCGGACGACGCGCTCGCGCCCTTCTCGCTGGTCTGCAAGGCCGTCGCCGCGGAGGGCCGGCCGACGGTCAAGCTGTCCGACAATCCCAACAAGGCGATGGGTCCGGAGAGCGAGATCGAGCGTTACAAGCGGGTATTCGGCGTCGGTGACCAGGTCGCGCGCGAGGTGGTGGTGTAG